The Gloeobacter violaceus PCC 7421 DNA window CCAGGGCATTTTGCTGAAGACTGCCCCACCCGCCCACGCCCTGGTGATGGGCAAAAGCTACAAAGTGGCAGGGGTCTCCGCCCGCCCCTTCGGTGCGGTGTTCTATCAGGTGCGCTCGCTTGCGGGGCTCATCTACACCAACAACGCCGTTTACAGTGATGCGCGGGGTCGCTTCAGCTTCGAGGCAGAAACACCGCTGGGCAAGCCGGGCGAGCCGGTCCAGCAAGTGATCTTTAGCGACCTGGCCCGGCAGGGTACAGCTGTCTCGACGGTGGTGCTGGTCGAGCGCTAGGGCGGCGGTTGTTGCGTATCATGGCAGGCAGGGTATCGATGTGCACCGATGTCTACCAAAACTGTCCTTGTCTGGTACCGCAACGACCTGCGCGTGCACGACCACGAGCCGCTCACCAGCGCGCTGCACAAAAATGCCAGGGTCGTGGCGCTGTATTGTTTCGATCCGCGGCAGTTCGGCAAAGCCCCCTTCGGTTTTGAGAAGACCGGGCCTTTTCGCGCCCGGTTTTTGCTCGAAAGTGTCGCGGATCTGCGCCGTTCGCTGAGGCAACTGGGAAGCGACCTGCTGGTGCGCCGGGGCCATCCCGAGGAGGTGATCCCAGCACTGGTAAGCGAGTTGGAGATTGCGGCCGTCCACTACCACGGCGAGGTCACTTCTGAAGAACTCGTGGTCGAGCGGGATCTTCAGGCAGCGCTCGCGCCTTTGAACGTGCCGGTGCGTTCGTTCTGGGGAACAACCCTGGTGCACCCGGATGACTTGCCCTTCGCTATCGAGGCGATCCCTGAACTATTTACGGATTTTCGCAAGCAGGTCGAGCGCTCCGCCGCCATCAACCCGCCCCTGCCCGCCCCTGCGAAGCTGCCGCCCTTGCCTGCAGTCGATCCCGGCGAGATCCCGCAACTGGCGGATTTGGGTCTTGAAAGCCCGGTCACAGACGAACGGGCTGTGCTGCAATTCAAAGGCGGCGAGACATCGGGGCTCGCTCGCCTCGAAGAATACTTTTGGCAAAAAAGTTTGCTCAAGTCCTACAAACAGACCCGCAATGGCATGCTCGGGGCCGATTATTCTTCAAAGTTTTCAGCCTGGCTCGCCCTGGGGTGCCTCTCCGCCCGCTATATCCACGAGCAGGTGCAGACCTACGAGACAAAGCGCATCAAGAACGATTCGACCTACTGGCTTATTTTCGAACTGCTTTGGCGCGATTACTTTCGCTTTATCGCCGCCAAGCACGGGGATCGGTTGTTTTACACTGCGGGCCTTCGGGGACTGGACATTCCCTGGAAAGAGGACTGGGAGCGCTTTGAACTGTGGCGGACGGGCCAAACCGGCTTTCCGCTGGTCGATGCCAACATGCGCGAACTGGCGGCTACCGGCTTTATGTCCAACCGGGGCCGACAGAACGTCGCGAGCTTTTTGACCAAGAACCTGGGCATCCACTGGCACATGGGAGCCGAGTGGTTCGAGTCGCGGCTGATCGATTACGACGTGGCGAGCAACTGGGGCAACTGGAACTACACCGCCGGTGTCGGCAACGACGCGCGCGGCTTTCGCTTCTTCAACATCCTCAAGCAGGCCAGAGACTACGACCCCGACGGCGCCTACGTCAAACACTGGCTGCCGGAACTGGCCGGATTGCCCCCGGCCAGGGTGCACGAGCCCTGGAAATTGCTGCCCGTCGAGCAGAAGCGCTTCGGGGTCAGACTGGGTGTCGACTACCCGCAACCGGTGGTCGATCTGTTCCAATCGGCCGCCGCCAACGAGGCGATTTACAACGCTGCCTGGGAGCACCACCACAGAAAGCGCCGCGGACAACCGCGAAGCCGCACTTGAGTCGATATATAGGAGCGGTTAAAGTACGTGTAGTGTCAAAGCACCACCTGCGACTATGGACTGGCTGCAAGTTCCGCCTCTGCTGGAAAAAGATCCCGAATCCCCGGCAGCGAACGGCTGGGGAACGGTGCTGGCCAATGACCTCGACAGTCTGCTCTTTGGCAGCCAGCGCGGCATCTACCGCGGTCGAGACCCACTTAAAAAGCGCTACGGCTGCGACGGCGGCCAGTTGATCGCCGAGGCCAGCTTCTGCTTGAGGCTGGGGGG harbors:
- a CDS encoding DASH family cryptochrome, with amino-acid sequence MSTKTVLVWYRNDLRVHDHEPLTSALHKNARVVALYCFDPRQFGKAPFGFEKTGPFRARFLLESVADLRRSLRQLGSDLLVRRGHPEEVIPALVSELEIAAVHYHGEVTSEELVVERDLQAALAPLNVPVRSFWGTTLVHPDDLPFAIEAIPELFTDFRKQVERSAAINPPLPAPAKLPPLPAVDPGEIPQLADLGLESPVTDERAVLQFKGGETSGLARLEEYFWQKSLLKSYKQTRNGMLGADYSSKFSAWLALGCLSARYIHEQVQTYETKRIKNDSTYWLIFELLWRDYFRFIAAKHGDRLFYTAGLRGLDIPWKEDWERFELWRTGQTGFPLVDANMRELAATGFMSNRGRQNVASFLTKNLGIHWHMGAEWFESRLIDYDVASNWGNWNYTAGVGNDARGFRFFNILKQARDYDPDGAYVKHWLPELAGLPPARVHEPWKLLPVEQKRFGVRLGVDYPQPVVDLFQSAAANEAIYNAAWEHHHRKRRGQPRSRT